From the genome of Sphingobacterium sp. UGAL515B_05:
ATGACAGAAGGTGCATCTCAGGGCGTAGAAAAATTATTCGCATCCGAATTCAACCAAAAAATTCAAGGCAAAGTTGCGCGTACCAATAGCCGTTCGGAAGTTATCTCTTTCCTGAAAAAGCAAAAAGGGGAAAAGTTAAACTGCAGCACAAATACAGAAGTTCTTGAGGAATCTGAAAACTATATGGTCGCACGTATCACCATGAAGTTTGATGATTTCACCAAAACAGATTTAGTGACGTTGGTTAATGAGTCAGGAAGCTGGAAGGTTGCAAGCTCTGTAAACTCCTATAAATAGAAACTGTTTAATTAAATTCATATGTTTATTTTAGCCACGTCGGGATGATGTGGCTTTTTTTGTTTCACCATCTCTTAGCGAATCTGAAATGGCTTTATTACTTACATGAGTAACGTT
Proteins encoded in this window:
- a CDS encoding nuclear transport factor 2 family protein is translated as MKTLVKTFAAAALITVSTFAMAAADPGKALNFSTADLAIDSYVSVMTEGASQGVEKLFASEFNQKIQGKVARTNSRSEVISFLKKQKGEKLNCSTNTEVLEESENYMVARITMKFDDFTKTDLVTLVNESGSWKVASSVNSYK